One genomic segment of Arachis duranensis cultivar V14167 chromosome 4, aradu.V14167.gnm2.J7QH, whole genome shotgun sequence includes these proteins:
- the LOC107486552 gene encoding LOW QUALITY PROTEIN: uncharacterized protein LOC107486552 (The sequence of the model RefSeq protein was modified relative to this genomic sequence to represent the inferred CDS: substituted 1 base at 1 genomic stop codon) — MAMPPPPPRIPNPSSSSSSSSSSSSSSDEKSVPETAISEPPPTTTTTTSTDSAAMPPPRIPEPPSSSNSDDSAEPRPPQQPPQPPKPSSSSSSQGIPIPYKIPPWSSAPCHEFCLEVLKDGAIIDKYDVHEKGAYMFGRLDLCDFILEHPTISRFHAVLQFKRSGDAYLYDLGSTHGTFLNKNQVEKNTYVDLHVGDVIRFGRSSRLFIFQGPSELMPPEINKKIIREMKMREVILDKEASLQRARLEASLSDGVSWGMGEDAIEEEEDDVDEVTWQSYKGQLTEKQEKTREKILKRMEKITNMKKEINSIRVKDISQGGLTQGQQTQIARNEQRITQVMLXKNLRQETISQIFCDCLSFENYIMSIVSRGKKKGVVEDEDEYLSDGDDEFFDRTKKTSSRQKLGDNQSIETADTLLDKKDAIIQEMNEKKELLIVEKNKMSSESAKQDEVDDSLDAYMSGLSSQLVQDKSVQLEKELSTLQSELDRICYLLKIADPTGEAVKKRELKAQEPKSNKSQEVASNIKKPQAKTQKITEPCTKVDNKKPPVETQKISDTCAKADNSIQEGKPGDTTMDLDKSEPGSDKVEGENVVYTVPKPQWLGAVEDRVTDDNQQPIAALHDTDESNQFVDYKDRNKILGSGDDAKTRESNIESAAPGLILRKRKQVEMTGANSNDVTRQSTSAPVGEKMAEDAVALLLKHKRGLYATDDVENQDEEKRKPKRVLGPEKPSFLNDQTDDTWVPPEGQSGDGRTSLNDKYGY; from the exons ATGGCTATGCCTCCCCCACCTCCCAGAATCCCTAatccctcttcttcttcttcttcttcttcttcttcttcttcttcttctgatgaGAAGAGCGTGCCAGAAACCGCAATATCAGAACCGCCAccaactactactactactacttcaACCGATTCAGCAGCCATGCCTCCTCCTCGAATTCCAGAACCACCTTCTTCTTCCAATTCAGACGATTCAGCTGAACCTCGACCACCACAACAACCGCCTCAGCCGCCAAAGCCgtcgtcgtcttcttcttctcaggGCATACCGATTCCCTACAAGATCCCTCCATGGAGCTCTGCTCCCTGCCACGAGTTCTGCCTCGAGGTCCTCAAAGATGGCGCCATCATTGACAAATACGACGT GCATGAGAAGGGGGCATATATGTTTGGGAGATTGGACCTCTGTGATTTTATACTGGAGCATCCCACCATTTCGCGGTTTCATGCAG TTCTACAATTCAAGAGAAGTGGTGATGCATATCTGTATGATCTTGGGAGTACTCACGGCACTTTCTTGAACAAGAATCAG GTGGAGAAAAACACATATGTTGACTTGCATGTTGGTGATGTCATTCGATTTGGCCG GTCATCTCGCCTGTTCATTTTTCAAGGGCCGTCTGAGTTGATGCCTCCA gaaatcaacaaaaaaatcattCGAGAAATGAAAATGCGTGAAGTAATTCTAGACAAGGAAGCTTCACTCCAACGAGCAAGGCTGGAAGCATCTCTCTCTGATGGTGTATCATGGGGAATGGGTGAGGATGCTATTGAGGAAGAGGAG GACGATGTGGATGAAGTGACTTGGCAGTCATATAAAGGACAGCTCACAGAAAAACAGGAAAAAACACGTGAGAAGATACTAAAAAGGATGGAAAAG ATTACAAACATGAAGAAAGAAATCAACTCTATACGAGTTAAAGACATTTCTCAGGGTGGGCTGACTCAAGGCCAACAGACTCAAATTGCTAGGAATGAGCAAAGAATAACACAGGTAATGTTGTAGAAAAATTTAAGACAAGAAACCATCTCACAAATATTCTGTGATTGCCtgagttttgaaaattatat CATGTCAATTGTAAGTCGTGGAAAGAAGAAAGGTGTTgtggaagatgaagatgaatatCTCAG CGACGGTGACGATGAATTTTTTGACCGCACAAAGAAAACGTCTTCTCGCCAGAAGCTTGGTGACAACCAATCTATTGAGACTGCTGATACTCTTCTGGATAAAAAAGATGCCATTATCCAGGAGATGAATGAGAAGAAAGAGTTGCTTATagttgaaaagaataaaatgtCATCAGAGTCTGCCAAACAAGATGAAGTTGATGATTCCCTTGATGCTTACATGTCTGGACTTTCATCCCAACTTG TTCAAGACAAAAGTGTGCAGCTTGAGAAGGAATTGTCAACTCTTCAGTCCGAGTTGGATAGGATTTGCTACTTATTGAAGATTGCTGACCCAACAGGCGAAGCTGTCAAGAAAAGGGAGTTGAAAGCACAAGAACCTAAATCAAACAAATCTCAAGAAGTTGCCTCTAACATAAAGAAGCCACAAGCAAAAACCCAGAAAATCACTGAACCTTGTACTAAGGTCGATAACAAGAAACCACCTGTGGAAACCCAGAAAATCAGTGACACTTGTGCAAAGGCAGATAACTCCATACAAGAAGGGAAACCTGGAGATACAACTATGGATTTGGACAAGTCAGAACCTGGCAGTGACAAAGTGGAGGGTGAGAATGTTGTATACACGGTTCCAAAGCCCCAGTGGCTTGGGGCTGTAGAGGACAGGGTTACAGATGATAACCAACAACCAATAGCCGCTTTGCATGATACAGACGAGTCCAATCAGTTCGTTGACTACAAGGACAGGAACAAAATTTTGGGTTCGGGTGATGATGCAAAGACTAGAGAATCTAATATTGAGTCTGCTGCTCCTGGTCTGATTTtaaggaaaagaaaacaagTTGAGATGACGGGTGCAAATAGTAATGATGTCACTCGGCAATCGACTTCTGCTCCTGTGGGTGAAAAAATGGCTGAGGATGCTGTGGCTTTATTATTAAAGCACAAAAGGGGATTGTATGCAACTGATGATGTGGAAAACCAAGATGAGGAGAAGAGGAAGCCTAAAAGAGTGCTTGGGCCTGAGAAACCATCATTTTTGAACGATCAGACAGATGACACATGGGTTCCCCCTGAAG GACAATCAGGTGATGGACGAACTTCTTTGAATGACAAATATGGCTACTGA
- the LOC107486550 gene encoding LOW QUALITY PROTEIN: pentatricopeptide repeat-containing protein GUN1, chloroplastic (The sequence of the model RefSeq protein was modified relative to this genomic sequence to represent the inferred CDS: inserted 1 base in 1 codon), which translates to MASAPPTPPPHCSSVPSRPNVTSNRSTHNHRHSSHHNNHNRHNHQNSRLRRQEQSRWNHNGYGSFANNSPLPYANATGSGSGAGVASASAVAAAVAAAAAGDNAPAAFSSALGMLGGRRSTLGLEFSGRRTTRFAARMRSGRLRYNNNKTKHSLIAEEVQQCLEKSGNDVASVDNVLLSYESKMYDPEDYIYLIRECGNKDLYLQVSKTYDFAMGRKHYNWFYKGKLTSTVISQLGKMKKIEHACRVFDVARSQGFGNTVYSYSSMINAYGHNGRFNDAVRLYRSMRPLGMEPNLITYNALIDAGAKGHVDFSIVAKFVDEMVANGIMPDRITYNSLLSVCVPGGAWEIARDLFAEMRNKGHEQDVYTYNTYLDVLCKGGQLDFARSIFADMSANNVFPNAVTYXYNTLIAVYGRLGLFEDALFASEEMEICGYKKDIVTYNALLGGYGKHGMYDEVKRIFTEMKRKHIYPNTLTYSTLINVYTKGGMYMEAMEVYREFKENDLEVDVVFYSQLIDTLCKNGLVESAMVLLDVMTRNGITPNVVTYNSMIDAFGDVSALGFKTSFRANDDQTESSASMLIAASSQNQTGSDKEDRISKMFKQLAVEKAGHGKKDLRTNQDFSILWLLRKMHELEIKPNVVTFSAILNACSRCNSFEDASRLLDELRLFNDQVYGVAHGLLMGSRENIWIHAQAVFDDMKRMDNLTASAFYNALTDMLWNFGQKRGAQLVVLEGRNRNVWTGDWSIECLDLHLMSCGAACAMVHDWLLNIRSIVFEGSELPKLLSILTGWGKHSKVLGDGALKRKIEALLNGIGAPFKIAESNIGRFTSPGYLVAAWLKKSSTLNVLVLHDRITASEPTASGQLYSLQAP; encoded by the exons ATGGCTTCTGCTCCTCCCACACCACCACCACACTGTTCCTCTGTCCCTTCTAGGCCTAATGTTACCAGCAACAGGAGCACCCATAACCATAGGCATAGCAGCCACCACAACAACCACAACCGTCATAACCACCAAAATAGCCGACTGAGGAGGCAAGAACAGTCAAGGTGGAACCATAATGGTTATGGTTCTTTTGCAAATAACTCACCTTTGCCTTATGCTAATGCCACAGGTTCAGGTTCTGGTGCTGGTGTTGCTTCAGCTTCTGCCGTTGCTGCAGCTgtagctgctgctgctgctggtgACAATGCACCTGCTGCATTTTCATCAGCATTGGGGATGCTCGGTGGCCGGAGGTCCACTCTCGGCCTGGAGTTTTCGGGCCGGAGGACCACACGGTTCGCGGCAAGGATGCGCTCAGGGAGGCTGAGGTACAACAATAACAAGACAAAGCATTCTCTTATTGCTGAAGAGGTGCAGCAGTGCCTTGAAAAGTCTGGTAATGATGTTGCATCTGTTGACAATGTTTTGCTTAGCTATGAGAGTAAGATGTATGATCCTGAGGATTATATTTACCTTATTAGGGAATGTGGCAATAAGGACCTGTACTTGCAGGTATCTAAGACCTATGATTTTGCTATGGGGAGGAAGCATTATAACTGGTTTTACAAGGGGAAGTTGACTAGTACTGTGATTAGTCAACTTGGTAAAATGAAGAAAATTGAGCATGCTTGTAGGGTGTTTGATGTGGCCAGGAGCCAAGGGTTCGGTAACACTGTTTATTCCTATTCCTCTATGATCAATGCTTACGGGCATAATGGGCGTTTTAACGATGCCGTGCGCTTGTATAGGTCGATGAGGCCATTGGGAATGGAACCAAATTTGATTACCTATAATGCCCTGATTGATGCAGGAGCTAAGGGGCATGTAGACTTTAGTATAGTTGCGAAGTTTGTTGATGAGATGGTGGCGAATGGGATCATGCCTGATCGGATTACCTATAATTCGCTTCTTAGTGTTTGTGTCCCAGGGGGTGCTTGGGAGATCGCCAGGGATTTGTTTGCTGAGATGAGGAATAAAGGGCATGAGCAGGATGTGTATACTTATAATACGTATTTGGATGTCTTATGTAAGGGTGGTCAGCTGGATTTTGCCAGAAGCATTTTCGCAGATATGTCTGCCAATAATGTTTTTCCAAATGCAGTAACAT CTTATAATACACTGATTGCAGTCTATGGAAGGCTTGGTTTGTTTGAGGACGCACTATTCGCCAGCGAAGAGATGGAGATCTGTGGTTACAAAAAGGATATTGTAACTTACAATGCTCTCTTGGGTGGATATGGGAAGCATGGAATGTATGATGAAGTTAAGAGAATATTTACTGAGATGAAAAGAAAGCACATTTATCCAAACACATTAACTTACTCTACGTTGATTAATGTCTATACTAAAGGAGGAATGTACATGGAAGCAATGGAAGTTTACAGAGAGTTCAAGGAGAATGACCTGGAGGTTGATGTTGTCTTTTATAGTCAACTTATTGATACTCTCTGTAAAAATGGGCTAGTGGAATCTGCTATGGTGTTGCTTGATGTGATGACCAGGAATGGAATCACTCCTAATGTGGTCACCTATAACTCCATGATTGATGCCTTTGGTGACGTTTCAGCTCTCGGGTTTAAAACTTCTTTTCGGGCCAATGACGATCAGACTGAATCTTCAGCTTCTATGCTTATTGCGGCGTCATCCCAGAATCAGACGGGATCTGACAAAGAAGACCGAATCTCAAAGATGTTCAAGCAGCTTGCTGTGGAGAAAGCAGGACATGGGAAGAAGGATTTGAGGACCAACCAAGATTTCAGCATATTGTGGCTCTTAAGAAAAATGCATGAGCTGGAAATTAAACCAAATGTTGTCACATTTTCAGCGATTCTGAATGCCTGCAG CCGTTGCAATTCGTTTGAAGATGCTTCAAGGCTGTTGGATGAGCTCCGCCTGTTCAATGACCAGGTGTATGGTGTAGCCCATGGACTGCTCATGGGTTCAAGGGAAAACATATGGATCCATGCTCAAGCTGTCTTTGATGACATGAAGCGCATGGATAATTTGACAGCATCTGCCTTTTATAATGCTCTAACTGACATGCTGTGGAACTTTGGTCAG AAACGCGGAGCGCAGCTGGTTGTGCTTGAAGGTCGAAACCGAAATGTGTGGACTGGCGACTGGTCCATTGAGTGCTTGGATCTACACCTGATGTCTTGTGGAGCTGCATGCGCGATGGTTCACGATTGGTTGCTAAACATTCGATCAATTGTTTTTGAAGGATCTGAACTGCCAAAGCTGTTAAG TATTTTAACTGGTTGGGGAAAGCATAGCAAAGTGCTAGGCGATGGAGCTTTGAAGAGAAAAATCGAAGCTCTTCTGAATGGGATCGGAGCACCTTTCAAGATTGCTGAGTCTAACATTGGAAGGTTCACATCCCCTGGATATCTGGTTGCTGCATGGCTCAAGAAATCAAGCACACTGAATGTGCTTGTTCTGCATGATCGCATTACTGCTTCTGAACCTACTGCTTCTGGTCAATTATATAGCTTGCAGGCCCCTTGA
- the LOC107486549 gene encoding pentatricopeptide repeat-containing protein At3g29290, translating into MLNLLFQCQKPLTCCIHKPFLVNNAQFQTIPYFTRAHNNLISNIGSMMSQQKICVLSIRSTGSPQLSKDMANSFEFGPSEEEEEEQYVDDNDDEEEYVNGYEEEYFEEGEKNYSSFVSKNHLPPWGEVEVKVVEEEEDKNDHDIDDGGREADESFVLNNDDADDEDEDEDKDDVEGREGIDASFVGKKDLPPWGEVEGSRHWHSGIVDVTRLASKEKGLVNEQRAIYLEETDENVLSNRILVLSRTNKIRSAMEYFRSMELSGLCPNIHACNSLMSSLMRHGWFDDCFKVFRFTRTWKITTGHTYSLILMAQVKAQGCDSAINFFRELQSECDVRKDFDAIVYNTMISICRRVGNWSEIERVWSDMKANGCVGTEVTYQLLVTSFARHGQSELALYAYHEMIQNGFEPESNTLNAIVSVYAKEGKWDAASNVFQKMLKSELRPNIIACNALINSLGRAGELKQAYQVYNTMKLLGHKPDAYTFSALLSSLNKANRHHEALQLFEMVKKTEASQFNVRLYNTVLMSCSKLRLWDKALEILWQMEASEMSDLTMSYNLVIRTCELARKPTIALQVYQHMVDQNCIPNTLTYLSLVRCCVRGDLWEELEEILKRTMPNATLYNAAVQGMCLRGKVNLANKVYAKMLEKNLQPDIRTQVLMHSMLRK; encoded by the exons atgttgAATTTGCTATTTCAGTGTCAAAAGCCTCTTACTTGTTGTATTCACAAACCCTTTCTTGTTAATAATGCCCAATTTCAAACAATTCCTTACTTCACAAGAGCACACAACAACCTTATTAGCAACATTGGTTCCATGATGTCACAACAAAAGATTTGTGTGCTTTCAATTAGGTCAACTGGGTCCCCACAATTGTCTAAGGACATGGCTAATAGTTTTGAATTCGGTCCTtctgaagaagaggaggaagaacaatatgttgatgataatgatgatgaagaagaatatgttaatggTTATGAAGAGGAATattttgaagaaggagaaaaaaattatagttcGTTTGTTTCAAAGAATCATTTGCCTCCATGGGGAGAAGTAGAAGTAAaagtagtagaagaagaagaagacaaaaaTGATCATGATATTGATGATGGAGGGAGAGAAGCTGATGAATCTTTTGTGCTCAATAATGATGAtgctgatgatgaagatgaagatgaggaTAAAGATGATGTTGAAGGAAGAGAAGGAATTGATGCATCTTTTGTAGGCAAGAAGGATTTACCACCCTGGGGAGAAGTGGAAGGTTCTAGGCACTGGCATTCTGGAATTGTCGATGTTACTCGGTTGGCGTCGAAAGAGAAGGGACTTGTGAATGAGCAAAGAGCAATTTATTTGGAGGAAACGGATGAGAATGTTCTTTCTAATAGGATTTTGGTGCTTAGTAGAACTAACAAGATTAGAAGTGCAATGGAATATTTTAGGTCTATGGAATTATCAGGCCTTTGTCCGAATATCCATGCTTGTAATTCTCTTATGTCTAGCCTTATGAGACATGGGTGGTTTGACGATTGCTTCAAGGTGTTCAGGTTCACGAGAACTTGGAAGATTACTACTGGGCATACTTATAGCTTGATTCTTATGGCACAGGTAAAAGCTCAAGGTTGTGACTCGGCTATAAATTTCTTTAGAGAACTACAAAGTGAATGCGATGTGAGAAAGGATTTTGACGCAATTGTTTACAACACTATGATATCAATTTGCAGAAGGGTTGGCAATTGGAGTGAGATAGAGAGGGTGTGGAGTGATATGAAGGCAAATGGATGTGTAGGAACCGAAGTTACATATCAATTATTGGTCACTAGTTTTGCACGACACGGTCAGAGTGAGCTTGCCCTTTATGCTTACCATGAGATGATTCAGAATGGATTTGAACCAGAAAGCAACACATTGAACGCCATAGTTAGTGTATATGCGAAGGAGGGAAAATGGGATGCTGCATCAAATGTCTTTCAGAAAATGTTAAAGAGTGAACTTAGGCCAAACATTATTGCATGCAATGCATTGATTAACTCGCTTGGAAGGGCTGGAGAACTCAAACAAGCATATCAGGTCTATAATACAATGAAATTGTTGGGCCATAAACCAGATGCATATACATTCAGTGCACTACTTAGTTCTCTTAACAAGGCTAATAGGCATCATGAAGCTCTGCAGCTTTTTGAGATGGTTAAAAAAACCGAAGCGTCTCAGTTCAATGTACGTTTATACAATACTGTTTTGATGTCCTGCTCCAAGCTTCGGTTATGGGATAAAGCTCTAGAAATTCTGTGGCAGATGGAAGCTTCTGAAATGTCTGATTTGACGATGTCGTATAATCTTGTTATCAGGACCTGTGAGCTTGCAAGGAAGCCAACAATTGCTCTGCAAGTGTATCAGCATATGGTTGACCAGAATTGCATTCCGAACACATTAACTTATCTGTCCCTGGTTCGATGTTGTGTTCGTGGAGATCTCTGGGAAGAGTTAGAGGAAATATTAAAG CGGACTATGCCAAATGCCACTCTTTATAATGCTGCTGTGCAAGGGATGTGTTTACGTGGCAAGGTTAATTTGGCAAACAAGGTTTATGCAAAAATGCTAGAGAAAAATCTTCAACCTGACATCAGAACACAAGTACTGATGCACTCTATGTTAAGGAAGTAG
- the LOC107486236 gene encoding putative UPF0481 protein At3g02645, protein MSRYFKPSMMPKDESTSNFDELRWVIKIREILDEDLDYGDELSVSIFNVPKTLMAIHQDSYIPQQVAIGPYHYWRQELYEMERYKLAAAKRFQNQLQSLKLEHIVVQLIRFEHRIRGCYHKYLNVNGETLAWMMVVDAAFLLEFLQIFANHDGTMTIGVSSRMSHLLDYAGRKLAHNAILKDIVMLENQIPLFVLRKMLEFKFSSLELADDMLFSMFIGLFKDLSPFSPMEEEDYPQILVSECAHLLDFLYDMIVPKLEEQSDPAESEDRHKDGEHHENSLVNYAKQFLFGVWKMVSRLVEASISCIKMFLTCRTMKVIFRVPWTIISNLPGFGIIKQPVEYLFFNQDKEPTKKEENGNLSSNNIINKSPLMEEITIPSVTELAKSGVSFIAANGNISTIRFDVKTKTLYLPKVGLDINTEVLLRNLVAYEASNSSGPLIFTRYTELMNGIIDTEEDAKILREKGVILNHLKSDEEVANLWNGMSKSIKLTRVPLLDKAIEDVNQYYNGRVSIKVWKFVKVYVFGSWQFLTFLAAIFLLFLISLQVFFTFYKFIKA, encoded by the coding sequence ATGTCACGTTATTTTAAGCCTTCAATGATGCCAAAAGATGAGTCAACATCCAACTTTGATGAACTTAGGTGGGTGATTAAAATCCGCGAAATCCTTGATGAAGATCTAGATTATGGTGATGAGTTATCTGTATCAATCTTCAATGTTCCTAAGACCCTTATGGCCATTCATCAAGATTCATATATTCCTCAACAAGTTGCAATTGGACCTTACCATTATTGGCGCCAAGAGCTATATGAAATGGAGAGGTACAAGCTTGCGGCCGCGAAACGGTTCCAAAATCAGCTGCAAAGCCTTAAATTGGAGCACATTGTTGTCCAATTGATAAGGTTTGAACATAGGATTCGCGGGTGCTACCATAAGTACTTGAATGTTAATGGCGAAACGTTGGCGTGGATGATGGTAGTTGATGCTGCATTCTTGTTAGAGTTTCTTCAAATTTTTGCTAACCATGATGGAACAATGACAATAGGAGTTTCTTCAAGAATGTCTCACTTGTTGGATTATGCAGGTAGAAAATTAGCTCACAATGCAATCTTGAAGGATATTGTGATGCTTGAAAATCAAATCCCATTATTTGTATTGAGAAAGATGTTGGAGTTCAAATTCTCATCACTAGAGTTAGCAGATGACATGCTATTTTCCATGTTCATAGGATTGTTTAAAGATCTTTCGCCTTTTTCGCCCATGGAGGAGGAGGACTATCCCCAAATCCTTGTCTCAGAATGTGCACATCTTCTAGATTTTTTGTATGACATGATTGTGCCTAAATTGGAAGAACAATCCGATCCAGCAGAATCAGAGGATCGGCATAAAGATGGCGAGCACCACGAAAATTCGTTAGTGAACTATGCTAAGCAATTTCTATTTGGGGTTTGGAAAATGGTTTCAAGATTGGTTGAAGCATCAATAAGTTGTATCAAAATGTTCCTAACATGTAGAACCATGAAAGTGATCTTTAGGGTGCCTTGGACAATCATTTCTAACCTACCCGGATTCGGAATCATAAAGCAACCAGTTGAGTACTTGTTCTTTAATCAAGACAAAGaaccaacaaaaaaagaagaaaatggtaATTTAAGTTCAAATAATATCATCAACAAGTCACCCTTAATGGAAGAAATCACAATTCCATCGGTCACAGAACTCGCGAAATCCGGGGTTAGTTTCATTGCTGCTAATGGAAACATATCAACCATTAGATTTGATGTTAAAACAAAAACACTCTATCTTCCAAAAGTTGGTTTGGACATAAACACTGAAGTGTTGTTAAGAAACTTGGTTGCTTATGAGGCATCAAATTCATCAGGGCCATTGATTTTTACACGTTACACTGAATTGATGAATGGGATCATAGACACTGAGGAAGATGCAAAGATCCTTAGAGAAAAAGGGGTGATTTTGAATCACTTAAAGAGTGATGAAGAGGTGGCAAACTTGTGGAATGGGATGAGTAAGTCCATTAAGTTGACAAGGGTGCCATTATTGGATAAGGCCATTGAAGATGTTAATCAGTATTATAATGGTAGAGTTAGTATTAAGGTTTGGAAATTTGTGAAGGTTTATGTGTTTGGTTCATGGCAGTTTCTTACATTCCTTGCAGCAATATTCCTCTTGTTCTTGATCTCCTTGCAAGTCTTTTTCACTTTCTATAAATTCATAAAAGCATGA
- the LOC107486548 gene encoding ATP sulfurylase 2: protein MSLSIKLHVTTSHLNYLNHHAKTNTNTNTSNIRTKPIYTSNPLIITTSRSRKMSLGSYGAPFIKSSLIEPDGGALVDLVVPESQRGPKILEAEALPKVKLTKIDIEWVHVISEGWASPLRGFMREDEYLQSLHFNALRLKGNGSLVNMSLPIVLAIDDQTKEKIGNSSNVGLLGPSGDCIAILRSIEIYKHNKEERIARTWGTIAVGLPYVEEAITPAGNWLLGGDLEVLKPIKYNDGLDNYRLSPKQLREEFDGREADAVFAFQLRNPVHNGHALLMNDTRKRLLEMGYKNPILLLHPLGGFTKADDVPLSVRMEQHSKVLEDGVLDPETTIVAIFPSPMHYAGPTEVQWHAKARINAGANFYIVGRDPAGMGHPTEKRDLYDPDHGKKVLSMAPGLEKLNILPFRVAAYDTSENKMAFFDPSRAKDFLFISGTKMRAYAKSGENPPDGFMCPNGWKVLLKYYESLQTEESPQQPAVLSA, encoded by the exons ATGTCTCTCTCCATTAAGTTACATGTAACAACTTCCCATCTAAATTACCTCAACCACCATGCCAAAACCAACACCAACACTAACACAAGTAACATTAGAACCAAACCAATTTACACTTCCAACCCATTGATCATAACAACTAGTAGGTCTAGAAAAATGAGCTTAGGCTCCTATGGTGCACCCTTTATTAAGAGCTCATTGATTGAGCCAGATGGGGGTGCATTGGTGGACCTTGTGGTGCCAGAGTCTCAAAGGGGTCCTAAGATTTTGGAAGCTGAGGCACTTCCAAAGGTAAAGCTCACAAAGATTGATATAGAGTGGGTGCATGTGATTAGTGAAGGTTGGGCTAGCCCCTTGAGAGGGTTCATGAGGGAAGATGAGTACTTGCAAAGCCTTCATTTCAATGCTTTGAGGTTGAAAGGAAATGGATCTTTGGTGAACATGTCACTACCAATTGTGTTGGCAATTGATGATCAGACCAAGGAGAAAATTGGGAATTCCTCCAATGTTGGGTTGCTTGGTCCCAGTGGAGATTGCATTGCTATTCTTAGAAG CATTGAAATCTATAAGCACAACAAGGAAGAAAGAATAGCTAGAACATGGGGAACAATTGCTGTAGGGCTGCCATATGTAGAGGAGGCGATTACTCCGGCCGGAAACTGGCTTCTCGGAGGAGACTTGGAAGTGCTAAAGCCTATCAAGTACAATGATGGCCTTGATAACTACAGGCTATCTCCTAAACAACTCCGTGAGGAATTCGACGGGCGAGAAGCCGATGCAGTTTTTGCCTTTCAGTTAAGAAACCCTGTGCATAATGGTCATGCCTTGTTAATGAATGATACTAGAAAGCGCCTATTGGAAATGGGatacaaaaatccaattttGTTGCTTCATCCTCTTGGTGGTTTCACAAAAGCTGATGATGTGCCTTTGAGTGTTAGAATGGAGCAACATAGCAAG GTCTTAGAAGATGGAGTTCTTGATCCTGAGACCACCATAGTGGCTATATTTCCTTCACCTATGCACTATGCCGGTCCAACCGAGGTGCAGTGGCATGCCAAGGCTAGGATCAATGCTGGTGCCAACTTCTATATTGTCGGTCGCGATCCAGCTGGCATGGGACACCCAACTGAGAAGAGGGATCTATATGATCCTGATCATGGTAAAAAGGTGTTAAGCATGGCACCTGGCCTAGAAAAGCTTAATATTTTGCCATTTAGG GTAGCAGCATATGATACTAGTGAGAATAAGATGGCATTTTTCGATCCCTCTCGCGCCAAGGATTTTCTCTTCATATCCGGAACAAAG ATGAGGGCTTATGCAAAAAGTGGAGAGAATCCACCAGATGGTTTTATGTGTCCTAATGGATGGAAGGTTCTTCTTAAATACTATGAAAGTTTGCAAACTGAAGAGTCACCACAACAGCCTGCAGTGTTATCTGCATAG